The genomic segment TTTTTTCCTTCGGAATATAATTGAGATAAATGCGAGAAAATAGTAGTAATCGATACATCTCTTTCTTCTGCAATTTCTTTGGGAGTTAATCCTTCTTTATATAAATTGAATGTTTTTAATGTGGTAGGTGTTTTTCTAGGTTTTGCAACATTTTTAAATTTTCGAATAACGCTCATAAACTCATCTCCATACTTTTCCATTTTGTTCGTTCCTACTCCAGAAATGGCTAAAAATTCGTTTTCGGTTGTTGGAAGTTCGCTTGCCATTAATTTTAAGGTTTTATCACTAAAAACAATGTAGGCAGGCATTTTTTCTTCTTTAGAAATAGTATATCTTAATTTTTTGAGTTCCGTAAATAAGTCTTTATTTGTTTCGCCTTCAATTACAGTTTTTGCTGTTTTTTTAATTTTCTTTTTATCATCTATACTTATTGGTGTTGTTAATCGGACTGTTTTCTCTCCTTTTAAAACTTTCCAACCAATAGGTGTTATTTTTAAGGCGGAACTTTCTGCATACATGATTTCTATGAAACCTTGGTTTGCCATTTGAATGATGTAATCTCGCCAATTAAAAAAAGAAATATCTTTTCCTACTCCGTATGTTTTTAGGTTGAAATATTGTTTCTCATGAACGTCTGCATTGTTACTTCCTCTTAAGACGTTAATTAACATTGTAATTCCGTCTTTTTCTCCCATTCTTGCAATTCCAGAAAGTGCTTTTTGAGTGATAATAGTGCCATCAAAATCTTTGGGTGGATTTGCACAAACATCGCAATTACCACAATTTTCTGTAAGATGTTCTCCAAAATAAGACAATAATATTTTTCTTCTACACGATTTTGCTTCTGCAAATTGTAACATTCTATTCAGCTTTTCTTTCTGCATTGCTGAATTTGCACCATCTTCTGCAAACTGACTATACAAAACAAAATCTCTCATATTATAATACAAAAGAGTTTCTGATGGCAAACCATCTCTTCCAGCTCTTCCTATTTCTTGATAATAACCTTCGAGGTTTTTTGGTAAATTATAATGAATTACAAAACGAACATTCGATTTGTCGATTCCCATTCCAAAAGCAATTGTGGCAACAATTATTTTGGTGTCATCATTTATAAAATCGGTTTGTGTTTTTTCTCTTTCTTCATTACTCATTCCTGCGTGATAAAAAGCAACAGAATGGCCAATTTCTTTTAAATGATTAGCAACTTCTTCAGTATTTTTTCGACTTAAACAATAAATAATTCCACTTTCGTTTTTTCTTCGATTTATAAAGCTTACAATTTCTTGTAATTTTTTTCTTTTTTGAACTTGCCCACGAACTTCGATACTTAGGTTCTTTCTATCAAAGGAAGAAATAAATAATTTGGAATTTTGCAAACCTAATTGTTCTTCGATATCTTTTCTGGCAGATTTATCGGCAGTGGCAGTTAATGCCATAAAAGGCACATTTGGAAGTGAATTTCTAAATACTTTTAATTGTGTATATTCTGGTCTAAAATCATGACCCCACATACTTACACAATGCGCTTCATCAATAGCAACCAATTTTATATTTAGTTGTTTTAGCCAAGTATTACTCACAGATATTAATTTTTCGGGCGATAAATACAAGAGTTGCAAGTCGCCATTTATGGCTTTTGTAATAACTTCGTTTTCTTCTTGTACAGAAATGGAGCTGTTGAAAAAATCGGCTTTTATTCCGTTTGCTTTTAATGCTTGTACTTGGTCTTTCATTAAAGAAATCAAAGGGGAAACCACCACTGTAATTCCATCGAAAAGTAATGCAGGAATCTGAAAACACATCGATTTTCCACCCCCAGTAGGCATTAGAATGAAACTGTCTTTTCCTTCTATAGTTCTGTTGATAATTTCTTCCTGCAAAGGACGAAAGTTATCGTAACCGAAAATATTTTTTAAAAGAGTATGAGTTTGATTTTTCAATTTATGGACAATTTAACTACAAACATAAAGATTGAATCTTAAAATTACTCAAATATTTATAAAAACACGAACAAAAAAAATCCAACTCCT from the Polaribacter cellanae genome contains:
- the recQ gene encoding DNA helicase RecQ; its protein translation is MKNQTHTLLKNIFGYDNFRPLQEEIINRTIEGKDSFILMPTGGGKSMCFQIPALLFDGITVVVSPLISLMKDQVQALKANGIKADFFNSSISVQEENEVITKAINGDLQLLYLSPEKLISVSNTWLKQLNIKLVAIDEAHCVSMWGHDFRPEYTQLKVFRNSLPNVPFMALTATADKSARKDIEEQLGLQNSKLFISSFDRKNLSIEVRGQVQKRKKLQEIVSFINRRKNESGIIYCLSRKNTEEVANHLKEIGHSVAFYHAGMSNEEREKTQTDFINDDTKIIVATIAFGMGIDKSNVRFVIHYNLPKNLEGYYQEIGRAGRDGLPSETLLYYNMRDFVLYSQFAEDGANSAMQKEKLNRMLQFAEAKSCRRKILLSYFGEHLTENCGNCDVCANPPKDFDGTIITQKALSGIARMGEKDGITMLINVLRGSNNADVHEKQYFNLKTYGVGKDISFFNWRDYIIQMANQGFIEIMYAESSALKITPIGWKVLKGEKTVRLTTPISIDDKKKIKKTAKTVIEGETNKDLFTELKKLRYTISKEEKMPAYIVFSDKTLKLMASELPTTENEFLAISGVGTNKMEKYGDEFMSVIRKFKNVAKPRKTPTTLKTFNLYKEGLTPKEIAEERDVSITTIFSHLSQLYSEGKKVDLEQFISKETIDKVRIAFNEFGRKIELKPIYEKLNEEVSYSEIRISITLILKNE